The Xanthomonas sp. CFBP 8443 genome has a window encoding:
- a CDS encoding TonB-dependent receptor, which translates to MNFPKSFRVPRRTALALLLSAMVAHAQAASDTGAPAAPADAGEQVSTLEQVQVVGQATTYAKTSVSKEMLDRQFAMGSVNDVLNELPGVIVTEADAFGSSDWGTQISMRGFVSNRDTQQIGTTIDGLPNGGSAYGGGAKANRFIDPLDLETVEVSQGTADIASRSNEALGGTLNYLTGEPLDAQRVRVAVGIGDNDARKYYARYDTGLIGSTKAWLSASHSSNDDWIDGSGHTTRDHLAGKFDSELGAWKLSGYLSYDDADESEYTSVTPEQFARDPEHDLLTGTLTGIPYLDQNYRSGSRALRKNTFGYLRGAFDGGNGFKATFAGYAHRLEGRGDWIPPYLVDVSDDGSGNPESEYRGGRTVYGGSDLGKIYFVTPSGAAATMRAGCSGSAALPAESDPACYPAGSQAVQSYRHSHYDNDRAGFTADAEWRTALGAIDNTVRAGVWLEKYQRSVTRDWHRLLNVGTNIAFDHSPYWVQFKDRYDTDERMYYVEDLMRYGDFAWRVGVKQFFVDQTRDRRIGDSQHAASDAHSDPLFSAGLTWTTPVKGLEAFAGYSQNFAAIPSGVLGETDPVALSRVKPETADNVELGLRISRWPLTGSVTVYDIRFDNRIVYVPANFVDGIDYLGETDGVYENFGGVHARGLEAALGYGWDNGWRINGAYTFNKATYLGSGDAARDTALEITPGSQVIGQPRNTLVASADWQGQAWAFGISGRYLGKRYLDASNSASLDGVTTFDAHLGLSLSQLSAQLQGVKLDLNVSNLTNKRYLEGVDGSDSAFIAAPRTVGLTLTLDL; encoded by the coding sequence ATGAATTTTCCGAAAAGTTTCCGTGTCCCGCGGCGGACCGCGCTGGCCCTGCTGCTGTCGGCCATGGTCGCCCACGCCCAGGCCGCCAGCGACACCGGCGCTCCCGCGGCCCCCGCCGATGCTGGCGAGCAGGTCTCCACCCTGGAGCAGGTCCAGGTCGTCGGCCAGGCCACCACCTACGCCAAGACCAGCGTCAGCAAGGAAATGCTCGACCGCCAGTTCGCCATGGGCAGCGTCAACGACGTGCTCAACGAACTGCCGGGCGTGATCGTGACCGAGGCCGACGCGTTCGGCTCCTCCGACTGGGGCACGCAGATCAGCATGCGCGGCTTCGTCAGCAACCGCGACACTCAGCAGATCGGCACCACCATCGACGGCCTGCCCAACGGCGGCTCGGCCTACGGCGGCGGCGCCAAGGCCAACCGCTTCATCGATCCGCTGGACCTGGAGACGGTGGAAGTCAGCCAGGGCACCGCCGACATCGCCTCGCGCTCCAACGAGGCGCTGGGCGGCACGCTCAACTACCTGACCGGCGAGCCGCTCGATGCGCAGCGCGTGCGCGTGGCGGTGGGCATCGGCGACAACGATGCGCGCAAGTACTACGCCCGCTACGACACCGGCCTGATCGGCAGCACCAAGGCCTGGCTCAGCGCCTCGCACAGCAGCAACGACGATTGGATCGACGGCAGCGGCCACACCACTCGCGACCACCTGGCCGGCAAGTTCGACAGCGAGCTGGGCGCATGGAAACTGAGCGGCTACCTGTCCTACGACGACGCCGACGAGTCGGAATACACCAGCGTCACCCCTGAGCAGTTCGCGCGCGATCCCGAGCACGACCTGCTGACCGGCACGCTGACCGGCATTCCCTATCTGGACCAGAACTACCGTTCCGGCTCGCGCGCGCTCCGAAAGAACACCTTCGGCTACCTGCGCGGCGCGTTCGACGGCGGCAACGGCTTCAAGGCCACGTTCGCCGGCTACGCGCACCGCCTGGAAGGCCGCGGCGACTGGATCCCACCGTACCTGGTGGACGTGAGCGACGACGGCAGCGGCAATCCGGAATCGGAATACCGGGGCGGGCGCACCGTGTACGGCGGCAGCGACCTGGGCAAGATCTACTTCGTCACCCCCAGCGGCGCGGCGGCGACCATGCGCGCCGGCTGCAGCGGCAGCGCGGCGCTGCCGGCCGAGTCCGACCCGGCCTGCTACCCGGCCGGTTCGCAAGCGGTGCAGTCCTACCGCCATAGCCACTACGACAACGACCGCGCCGGGTTCACCGCCGATGCCGAATGGCGCACCGCGCTGGGCGCGATCGACAACACCGTGCGCGCCGGCGTGTGGTTGGAGAAGTACCAGCGCAGCGTCACCCGCGACTGGCACCGGCTGCTCAACGTCGGCACCAACATCGCCTTCGACCACAGCCCGTACTGGGTGCAGTTCAAGGACCGCTACGACACCGACGAGCGCATGTACTACGTCGAGGACCTGATGCGCTACGGCGATTTCGCCTGGCGCGTGGGCGTCAAGCAGTTCTTCGTCGACCAGACCCGCGACCGCCGCATCGGCGACAGCCAGCACGCCGCATCGGACGCGCATTCCGATCCGCTGTTCTCCGCCGGCCTGACCTGGACCACGCCGGTCAAGGGCCTGGAAGCCTTCGCCGGCTACTCGCAGAACTTCGCCGCGATCCCCTCCGGCGTGCTCGGCGAGACCGACCCGGTGGCGCTGAGCCGGGTCAAGCCGGAAACCGCCGACAACGTCGAATTGGGCCTGCGCATCAGCCGCTGGCCGCTGACCGGCAGCGTCACCGTGTACGACATCCGTTTCGACAACCGCATCGTCTACGTGCCGGCCAACTTCGTCGACGGCATCGACTACCTGGGCGAGACCGACGGCGTCTACGAGAACTTCGGCGGCGTGCACGCGCGCGGCTTGGAAGCGGCGCTGGGCTACGGCTGGGACAACGGCTGGCGGATCAACGGCGCCTACACCTTCAACAAGGCGACCTACCTGGGCAGCGGCGACGCGGCGCGCGACACGGCGCTGGAGATCACCCCCGGCTCGCAGGTGATCGGCCAGCCGCGCAACACCCTGGTCGCCTCGGCCGACTGGCAGGGCCAGGCCTGGGCGTTCGGCATCTCCGGGCGCTACCTGGGCAAGCGTTACCTGGATGCGTCCAACAGCGCCAGCCTGGACGGCGTCACCACCTTCGACGCGCACCTGGGCCTGAGCCTGTCGCAGCTGTCGGCGCAGCTGCAGGGCGTGAAGCTGGACCTCAACGTCAGCAACCTCACCAACAAGCGCTACCTGGAAGGCGTGGACGGCAGCGACAGCGCCTTCATCGCCGCACCGCGCACGGTCGGCCTGACCCTGACGCTGGATCTGTAA
- a CDS encoding phospholipase C, phosphocholine-specific yields the protein MTDLPRRRLLQAGVAGAAAALLPPSIARAAAIAPDVRSGTLQDLQHVVILMQENRAFDHYFGSFPGARGFGDRFPIPAPPLPEAARRSVWLQPSADGSRLLAPFPLHTARDFATMRVQGTPHTWPNAQQAWDHGRMGHWTAAKRDHALAHYERADLPFQFALAEAFTLCDAYHCAIQAGTNPNRVFLWTGHNDAHAHAGGPVIANSHDNFPELGGHAQDYRWPSYVEALQRAGVSWQIYQDMADNFTDNPLAGFAPFRAAWRGAPGHDPQLRERGVGTRTLAQLREDVLAARLPAVSFIIADAAGSEHPDPSSPAQGAAYTARVLDALTADPQVWSRTALLLMFDENDGFFDHVPPPAPPSPDPAATGGWAGASTVSTDGEYHLHPAPGDEKADLPELRGRPYGLGPRVPLYVISPWSRGGWIDSQVYDHTSVLRLLERRFGVAASGLTPWRRAVCGDLLDAFDFRQADTRPFVAALPDVSAAAARAAALREHALPPLPATVQAPQQPFGVRRSRALPYRPTVQFEHVDARGEVRLRMANAGAAAVLHVYDRYDLAAIPRRYTVGGGATLDATWTTYDGRYDLWLLGPNGFHRHYRGDLDAPLLQAEIAQDADDPQALCLLLRNPGNSALHVQLQPGAYAQAQPHDRLSLAPGAQRRLAWKAAPTGGWYDLWLVQDRARQRLAGRVETGKASVSDPAMGGPAQLHQSEVAEIAAPG from the coding sequence ATGACCGATCTTCCCCGCCGCCGCCTGCTGCAGGCCGGCGTCGCCGGTGCCGCCGCGGCGCTGCTGCCGCCCAGCATCGCCCGCGCCGCGGCGATCGCGCCGGACGTACGCAGCGGCACCCTGCAGGACCTGCAGCACGTGGTGATCCTGATGCAGGAGAACCGCGCCTTCGACCACTACTTCGGCAGCTTTCCCGGCGCGCGCGGCTTCGGCGACCGCTTCCCGATCCCGGCGCCGCCGCTGCCCGAGGCGGCACGGCGCAGCGTCTGGCTGCAGCCCAGCGCGGACGGCAGCCGGCTGCTGGCGCCGTTCCCGCTGCACACCGCGCGCGACTTCGCCACCATGCGCGTGCAAGGCACGCCGCACACCTGGCCCAACGCGCAGCAGGCCTGGGACCACGGCCGCATGGGCCACTGGACCGCGGCCAAGCGCGACCATGCGCTGGCCCATTACGAACGCGCCGACCTGCCGTTCCAGTTCGCGCTGGCCGAGGCCTTCACCCTGTGCGACGCCTACCACTGCGCGATCCAGGCCGGCACCAATCCCAACCGGGTGTTCCTGTGGACCGGCCACAACGATGCGCATGCGCACGCCGGCGGGCCGGTGATCGCCAACTCGCACGACAACTTCCCCGAACTGGGCGGACATGCGCAGGACTACCGCTGGCCCAGCTACGTCGAGGCGCTGCAGCGCGCCGGCGTGTCCTGGCAGATCTACCAGGACATGGCCGACAACTTCACCGACAACCCGCTGGCCGGCTTCGCGCCGTTCCGCGCGGCCTGGCGCGGCGCGCCTGGCCACGATCCGCAGCTGCGCGAACGCGGGGTCGGCACGCGCACGCTGGCGCAGTTGCGCGAGGACGTGCTCGCCGCGCGGCTGCCGGCGGTGAGTTTCATCATCGCCGACGCCGCCGGCAGCGAGCATCCCGATCCGTCCAGTCCCGCGCAGGGCGCGGCCTACACCGCGCGCGTGCTCGACGCGCTGACCGCCGATCCGCAGGTCTGGTCGCGCACCGCGCTGCTGCTGATGTTCGACGAGAACGACGGCTTCTTCGACCACGTGCCGCCGCCGGCGCCGCCCTCGCCCGATCCGGCCGCCACCGGCGGCTGGGCCGGCGCTTCGACGGTCAGCACCGACGGCGAATACCATCTGCATCCGGCGCCGGGCGACGAGAAGGCCGACCTGCCGGAATTGCGCGGCCGGCCCTATGGCCTGGGCCCACGGGTGCCGCTGTACGTGATCTCGCCGTGGAGCCGCGGCGGCTGGATCGACTCGCAGGTCTACGACCACACCTCGGTGCTGCGCCTGCTGGAACGCCGCTTCGGCGTCGCCGCGAGCGGACTGACGCCATGGCGCCGCGCGGTCTGCGGCGACCTGCTCGACGCCTTCGATTTCCGCCAGGCCGATACGCGCCCGTTCGTCGCCGCGCTGCCCGATGTGAGCGCCGCCGCGGCGCGCGCGGCCGCCCTGCGCGAGCATGCGCTGCCGCCGCTGCCGGCCACCGTGCAGGCGCCGCAACAGCCGTTCGGCGTGCGCCGCTCGCGCGCATTGCCGTATCGCCCCACGGTGCAGTTCGAACACGTGGACGCGCGCGGCGAAGTGCGGCTGCGGATGGCCAATGCCGGCGCGGCCGCGGTGCTGCACGTCTACGACCGCTACGACCTGGCGGCGATTCCGCGGCGCTACACGGTCGGCGGCGGCGCGACGCTGGACGCCACCTGGACCACCTACGACGGCCGCTACGACCTGTGGCTGCTCGGCCCCAACGGCTTCCACCGCCACTACCGCGGCGACCTCGACGCACCGCTGCTGCAGGCCGAGATCGCGCAGGACGCGGACGATCCGCAGGCGCTGTGCCTGCTGCTGCGCAATCCCGGCAACAGCGCCCTGCACGTGCAACTGCAGCCGGGCGCCTACGCGCAGGCGCAACCGCACGACCGCCTGAGCCTGGCCCCGGGCGCGCAGCGGCGGCTCGCCTGGAAAGCGGCGCCCACCGGCGGCTGGTACGACCTGTGGCTGGTGCAGGACCGCGCGCGCCAGCGTCTGGCCGGGCGCGTGGAAACCGGCAAGGCCAGCGTCAGCGATCCGGCCATGGGCGGGCCGGCGCAGCTGCACCAGAGCGAGGTGGCCGAGATCGCCGCGCCCGGTTGA
- a CDS encoding LysR substrate-binding domain-containing protein translates to MIRPQLPLNALRAFEAAARHQNLTRAAAELCVTQAALSHQIKRLEERLGVVLFQRLPRGVALTDEGQRLHPVLTETFDRIAATLQRFAGGRYRETLSLGVVGTFAVGWLLPRLDAFHAAHADIELRVHTHNNRVDLAGEGLDLAIRFGDGDWQGQCATPILDAPFAPVCAPALARALRAPADLGGVPLLRSYRLDEWPHWLQAAGAPELVAGGPICDSSLTLASAAAAGAGVALLPLRLFAQDLDAGRLVAPFPTRLDAGRYWLTRLRSRAESDAGRRLREWLQEQGQQAGH, encoded by the coding sequence ATGATCCGCCCGCAGCTGCCATTGAATGCCCTGCGCGCCTTCGAGGCAGCCGCGCGCCACCAGAACCTGACCCGCGCCGCCGCCGAGTTGTGCGTGACCCAGGCCGCGCTGAGCCACCAGATCAAACGGCTGGAGGAGCGCCTGGGCGTGGTCCTGTTCCAGCGCCTGCCGCGCGGCGTGGCCCTGACCGACGAGGGCCAGCGCCTGCACCCGGTGCTGACCGAGACGTTCGACCGCATCGCCGCCACCCTGCAGCGCTTCGCCGGCGGCCGCTACCGCGAGACGCTGAGCCTCGGCGTGGTCGGCACGTTCGCGGTCGGCTGGCTGCTGCCGCGGCTGGACGCCTTCCACGCCGCGCATGCGGACATCGAACTGCGCGTGCACACCCACAACAACCGGGTCGACCTGGCCGGCGAAGGCCTGGACCTGGCGATCCGCTTCGGCGACGGCGACTGGCAAGGCCAGTGCGCCACGCCGATCCTCGATGCGCCGTTCGCCCCGGTGTGCGCGCCGGCACTGGCGCGCGCGCTGCGCGCACCGGCCGACCTGGGCGGCGTGCCGTTGCTGCGCTCCTACCGGCTGGACGAATGGCCGCACTGGCTGCAGGCGGCCGGCGCGCCCGAACTGGTCGCCGGCGGGCCGATCTGCGACTCGTCGCTGACCCTGGCCAGCGCCGCGGCGGCGGGTGCCGGCGTGGCCTTGCTGCCGCTGCGCCTGTTCGCGCAGGACCTGGATGCCGGGCGCCTGGTCGCGCCGTTCCCGACCCGCCTGGACGCCGGACGCTACTGGCTCACCCGCCTGCGCTCGCGCGCGGAAAGCGACGCCGGACGCCGCTTGCGCGAGTGGCTGCAGGAGCAGGGGCAGCAGGCGGGGCACTGA
- a CDS encoding YcxB family protein, which translates to MISGIISVDDYLAAQRLHTRHQLRRALAVLVVALLVGLVLVLSLPSAATVFGALLIGAAGGGLIGLGVTRAWILPRKVRRLHAQQATLRHVVTYAWNEAEIEVSWSGGQARHPWADYVRCRENAQVLLLYHNDMLFELVPTSWFADAAQHEAFRRLASRVGASAARAV; encoded by the coding sequence ATGATCAGCGGCATCATCAGCGTGGACGACTATCTTGCCGCGCAACGTCTGCATACCCGGCATCAGCTGCGGCGCGCCTTGGCGGTGCTGGTGGTCGCATTGCTGGTCGGGCTGGTGCTGGTGCTGTCGCTGCCGTCCGCGGCCACGGTGTTCGGCGCCTTGCTGATCGGCGCCGCCGGCGGCGGGCTGATCGGCCTGGGCGTCACGCGCGCGTGGATACTGCCGCGCAAGGTGCGGCGCCTGCACGCGCAACAGGCCACGCTGCGGCACGTCGTCACCTATGCCTGGAACGAGGCCGAAATAGAGGTGTCGTGGTCGGGCGGGCAGGCGCGCCATCCCTGGGCCGACTACGTCCGCTGTCGCGAGAACGCGCAGGTACTGCTGCTTTACCACAACGACATGCTGTTCGAGCTGGTGCCCACCTCCTGGTTCGCCGATGCCGCCCAGCACGAGGCGTTTCGGCGGCTGGCGTCGCGCGTGGGGGCCTCTGCCGCACGCGCTGTGTAG
- a CDS encoding ABC-F family ATP-binding cassette domain-containing protein, whose protein sequence is MISLRNFAMRRGERLLLSNVDLTLHAGYRVGVVGRNGTGKSSLFAAIRGELEADKGDVELPGKLRTASVAQETPSLPDPALDFVLGGDTEVAAALQAEADALAAEDWEAVAAAHVRLEEVGGYDGTARAGKLLHGLGFPAATHSRPVKDFSGGWRVRLNLARALMMPSDLLLLDEPTNHLDMDAVLWLEQWLLKYPGTLLLISHDREFLDNVATHTLHLHGGGAKLYVGGYTDFERQRTEQLRQQQIAHDKEQAERAHLQSFIDRFKAQASKASQAQSRMKRLAKMAGTEAVRAEREFRIEFAQPNRLPHSLIRLNHADCGYGSEVILRQAGFGLEAGDRIGLLGPNGAGKSTLVKSLVGEIPLLSGERSAHPDLRIGYFAQHTVESLHEGQSPIDHFRDISPDASIQAFRDFLGKWNFPGDRAFEVVDGFSGGERARLALALIAWQQPNVLLLDEPTNHLDLEMREALAEALSDFEGAIVMVSHDRHLIGLVCDTFWRVADGVVEPFAGDLDEYAAWLRSRPAAQGTKQKMAEVAPTPPPPVKPLPAKKPPNPHKLAAAEKRVGELEAALAELDRQLADPKHYADAEKMAVLGRDREATAQQLAQAEQAWMELIEGA, encoded by the coding sequence ATGATTTCGTTACGTAATTTCGCCATGCGCCGCGGCGAGCGGCTGCTGTTGTCCAATGTCGATCTGACCCTGCATGCTGGCTACCGCGTCGGCGTGGTCGGGCGCAACGGCACCGGCAAGTCCAGCCTGTTCGCGGCGATCCGCGGCGAGCTGGAGGCCGACAAGGGCGACGTGGAGCTGCCCGGCAAGCTGCGCACCGCCAGCGTCGCCCAGGAGACCCCGTCGCTGCCCGATCCGGCGCTGGACTTCGTGCTCGGCGGCGACACCGAGGTGGCCGCGGCGCTGCAGGCCGAGGCCGACGCGCTGGCCGCCGAGGACTGGGAGGCGGTCGCGGCCGCGCACGTGCGCCTGGAAGAGGTCGGCGGCTACGACGGCACCGCGCGTGCCGGCAAGCTGCTGCACGGCCTGGGCTTTCCGGCGGCGACGCATTCGCGCCCGGTCAAGGATTTCTCCGGCGGCTGGCGGGTGCGGCTGAACCTGGCGCGGGCGCTGATGATGCCCTCGGACCTGCTGCTGCTCGACGAGCCGACCAACCACCTGGACATGGACGCGGTGCTGTGGCTGGAACAGTGGCTGCTGAAGTACCCCGGCACGCTGCTGCTGATCAGCCACGACCGCGAGTTCCTCGACAACGTCGCCACCCACACCCTGCACCTGCATGGCGGCGGCGCCAAGCTGTACGTGGGCGGCTATACCGATTTCGAGCGGCAGCGCACCGAGCAGCTGCGCCAGCAGCAGATCGCGCACGACAAGGAACAGGCCGAGCGCGCGCACCTGCAGAGCTTCATCGACCGCTTCAAGGCGCAGGCCAGCAAGGCCAGCCAGGCGCAGAGCCGGATGAAGCGGCTGGCGAAGATGGCCGGCACCGAGGCGGTGCGCGCCGAGCGCGAGTTCCGCATCGAGTTCGCCCAGCCCAATCGCCTGCCGCATTCGCTGATCCGGCTCAACCATGCCGACTGCGGCTACGGCAGCGAGGTGATCCTGCGCCAGGCCGGCTTCGGCCTGGAAGCGGGCGACCGCATCGGCCTGCTCGGCCCCAACGGCGCCGGCAAGTCGACCCTGGTCAAGAGCCTGGTCGGCGAGATCCCGCTGCTGAGCGGCGAGCGCAGCGCGCACCCGGACCTGCGCATCGGCTACTTCGCCCAGCACACGGTGGAATCGCTGCACGAAGGGCAGTCGCCGATCGACCATTTCCGCGACATCTCGCCGGACGCGTCGATCCAGGCGTTCCGCGACTTCCTCGGCAAGTGGAATTTCCCCGGCGACCGCGCCTTCGAAGTGGTGGACGGTTTCTCCGGCGGCGAGCGCGCGCGCCTGGCGCTGGCGCTGATCGCCTGGCAGCAGCCCAACGTGCTGCTGCTCGACGAGCCGACCAACCATCTGGACCTGGAGATGCGCGAGGCGCTGGCCGAGGCGCTGAGCGACTTCGAGGGCGCGATCGTGATGGTCTCGCACGACCGCCACCTGATCGGCCTGGTCTGCGACACCTTCTGGCGCGTGGCCGACGGCGTGGTCGAGCCGTTCGCCGGCGATCTGGACGAGTACGCCGCGTGGCTGCGCAGCCGCCCGGCCGCGCAGGGCACCAAGCAGAAGATGGCCGAGGTCGCGCCGACCCCGCCGCCGCCGGTCAAGCCGCTGCCGGCGAAGAAGCCGCCGAACCCGCACAAGCTCGCCGCCGCCGAGAAGCGCGTCGGCGAGCTTGAGGCGGCGCTGGCCGAGCTCGATCGCCAGCTGGCCGATCCCAAGCACTACGCCGATGCCGAAAAGATGGCGGTGCTGGGCCGCGACCGCGAAGCCACCGCGCAGCAGCTGGCGCAGGCCGAGCAGGCGTGGATGGAACTGATCGAGGGCGCGTGA
- a CDS encoding TonB-dependent receptor gives MKHPVSRLATAVVAVLVGIPAFAQNADGSATPSTLDTVIVTGTRVSDRTVAESQSPIDIITPEALQSTGTSELATALSRALPSLNFPRPALTDGTSGIRPAQLRGLSPDQVLVLVNGKRRHTSAQINVNGSIGRGASAVDINAIPIAAIERVEVLRDGASAQYGSDAIAGVVNIVLKGAGQGGSLAVDYGQYSAGDGEKYQLSGDTGVSFGDGRGTLHVAGQISQQDETNRAGPYQGVAPNTGNYPGIGETTFVYGDPQVDASAVSANGEFRFSDNVTGYATAIASNRDITSFAFYRSRNHNGQSALLAQTYPDGYVPEIDQSSKDRSLVAGLKGSTAGGFGWDVSYNYGYNKIGFNTRNSINYSLGTDSPSSFYDGALEYTQNILNADFTQPLEWGLAYPVTLSFGAEYRQEKWNQSPGEAASYTGTTGGAQGFAGFSPANAVHSDRHNYAVYAGLEADFTDKFSAGLTGRYEDYSDFGSKSSGKLSARYAFTDKVALRGTVASGFRAPSLAQQQYQAVTSNYINGSFFESGTFPVDSAVAQALGAAPLKAETSLSYSLGLVLQPVERLYVTLDAYQIKIDDRILLSSNLNDAAVLAQLQGLGYANVTSVRYFANAADTRTRGVDLVGTYTIPFAASTLDLTASYGYSKTEITDAVEQPQALAAIGSTQTILGRDEIGRLEDSFPKDKLILSGTWKLQHWDFNLAATRYGDFTVRNSASAARDQTYDASWVVDASASFKPGSNWTLTLGADNLLDQYPDKTTNLVNSTYGMLPYSNYSPYGFNGAYVYGRINYRW, from the coding sequence ATGAAGCACCCTGTTTCCCGGCTCGCGACCGCCGTCGTCGCGGTCCTCGTCGGCATCCCCGCCTTCGCCCAGAACGCCGATGGCAGCGCCACGCCGAGCACCCTGGACACCGTCATCGTCACCGGCACCCGGGTCAGCGACCGCACCGTGGCCGAATCGCAGTCGCCGATCGACATCATCACCCCCGAAGCGCTGCAGTCCACCGGCACCTCCGAGCTGGCCACCGCGCTGTCGCGCGCCCTGCCCTCGCTGAACTTCCCGCGCCCGGCGCTGACCGACGGCACCAGCGGCATCCGCCCGGCGCAGCTGCGCGGGCTGTCGCCGGACCAGGTGCTGGTGCTGGTCAACGGCAAGCGCCGCCACACCTCCGCGCAGATCAACGTCAACGGCAGCATCGGCCGCGGCGCTTCGGCGGTGGACATCAACGCGATTCCGATCGCGGCGATCGAACGCGTGGAAGTGCTGCGCGACGGCGCCTCGGCGCAGTACGGCTCCGATGCCATCGCCGGCGTCGTCAACATCGTGCTCAAGGGCGCCGGCCAGGGCGGCAGCCTGGCGGTCGACTATGGCCAGTACTCGGCCGGCGACGGCGAGAAGTACCAGCTCTCCGGCGACACCGGGGTCAGCTTCGGCGACGGCCGCGGCACGCTGCACGTGGCCGGCCAGATCAGCCAGCAGGACGAGACCAACCGCGCCGGCCCGTACCAGGGCGTCGCGCCGAACACCGGCAACTATCCCGGCATCGGCGAAACCACCTTCGTCTACGGCGATCCGCAGGTCGACGCCAGCGCGGTCTCGGCCAACGGCGAGTTCCGCTTCAGCGACAACGTCACCGGCTACGCCACCGCCATCGCCAGCAACCGCGACATCACCTCGTTCGCGTTCTACCGCTCGCGCAACCACAACGGGCAGAGCGCGCTGCTGGCGCAGACCTACCCCGACGGCTACGTGCCGGAAATCGACCAGTCCTCCAAGGACCGCTCGCTGGTCGCCGGGCTCAAGGGCAGCACCGCGGGCGGCTTCGGCTGGGACGTGAGCTACAACTACGGCTACAACAAGATCGGCTTCAACACCCGCAACAGCATCAACTACAGCCTGGGCACCGACAGCCCGAGCAGCTTCTACGACGGTGCGCTTGAGTACACCCAGAACATCCTCAACGCCGACTTCACCCAGCCGCTGGAATGGGGCCTAGCCTACCCGGTCACGCTGTCCTTCGGCGCCGAATACCGCCAGGAGAAGTGGAACCAGTCGCCGGGCGAAGCGGCGTCCTACACCGGCACCACCGGCGGCGCGCAGGGCTTCGCCGGCTTCTCCCCAGCCAACGCGGTGCATTCGGACCGCCACAACTACGCCGTCTACGCCGGCCTGGAAGCCGACTTCACCGACAAGTTCTCCGCCGGCCTCACCGGCCGCTACGAGGACTACTCGGACTTCGGCAGCAAGAGCTCGGGCAAGCTGTCGGCACGCTACGCCTTCACCGACAAGGTGGCGCTGCGCGGCACCGTGGCCAGCGGCTTCCGCGCCCCGTCGCTGGCGCAGCAGCAGTACCAGGCGGTGACCAGCAACTACATCAACGGCAGCTTCTTCGAATCGGGCACCTTCCCGGTGGACAGCGCCGTGGCCCAGGCGCTGGGCGCTGCGCCGCTGAAGGCCGAGACCTCGCTGTCCTACAGCCTGGGCCTGGTGCTGCAGCCGGTCGAGCGCCTGTACGTGACCCTGGACGCGTACCAGATCAAGATCGACGACCGCATCCTGCTCTCCTCCAACCTCAACGATGCCGCCGTGCTCGCGCAGCTGCAGGGCCTGGGCTACGCCAACGTCACCAGCGTGCGCTACTTCGCCAACGCCGCCGACACCCGCACCCGCGGCGTCGACCTGGTCGGCACCTACACGATCCCGTTCGCGGCCAGTACCCTGGACCTCACCGCCAGCTACGGCTACAGCAAGACCGAGATCACCGATGCGGTCGAACAGCCGCAGGCGCTGGCGGCGATCGGCTCGACCCAGACCATCCTCGGCCGCGACGAGATCGGCCGCCTGGAGGACAGCTTCCCGAAGGACAAGCTCATCCTCAGCGGCACCTGGAAGCTGCAGCACTGGGACTTCAACCTGGCCGCCACGCGCTACGGCGATTTCACCGTGCGCAACTCGGCCAGCGCCGCCCGCGACCAGACCTACGATGCGAGCTGGGTGGTGGACGCCTCGGCCAGCTTCAAGCCCGGCAGCAACTGGACCCTGACCCTGGGCGCGGACAACCTGCTGGACCAGTATCCGGACAAGACCACCAACCTGGTCAACTCCACCTACGGCATGCTGCCGTACAGCAACTATTCGCCGTACGGCTTCAATGGCGCCTATGTGTACGGGCGGATCAACTACCGCTGGTAG
- a CDS encoding VOC family protein codes for METERLYRGRLIDHLHLVVRDLQASQAFYTAVLGELGIPLGGQGEGYFWADELFVSDRSTLAQGELTGRHHLAFQARDRAMVDAFHRTALAHGGRDNGAPGLRPYHPAYYAAFVLDPDGNNIEAVFHGPAQRSADAVQISF; via the coding sequence ATGGAAACCGAGCGACTGTACCGCGGGCGCCTGATCGACCACCTGCACCTGGTGGTGCGCGACCTGCAGGCGAGCCAGGCCTTCTACACCGCCGTGCTCGGCGAACTGGGCATCCCGCTCGGTGGCCAGGGCGAGGGCTATTTCTGGGCCGACGAACTGTTCGTGTCCGACCGCAGTACGCTAGCGCAGGGCGAGCTGACCGGACGCCACCACCTCGCGTTCCAGGCACGCGATCGCGCGATGGTCGACGCCTTCCACCGCACCGCGCTGGCGCATGGCGGACGCGACAACGGCGCGCCGGGGCTGCGCCCGTATCACCCCGCCTACTACGCGGCGTTCGTGCTCGATCCCGACGGCAACAACATCGAAGCGGTTTTCCACGGGCCGGCACAACGCAGTGCCGACGCGGTGCAGATCAGCTTCTGA